In Maridesulfovibrio sp., the following proteins share a genomic window:
- a CDS encoding methyltransferase domain-containing protein, with product MSEELYGESFYADRHARSLYAAVNILTLVSQIVPKIESAVDFGCGVGTWMQVLQQLGVTKILGLEGEWLNKEMLVIDEDNFMHANFSDDIPDVGRFDLAVSLEVAEHLEEQYARPFVEHITSSSDFVLFSAAIPHQKPGPEHVNEQWPNYWINIFSSLGYQCIDCIRGIMWNDVKIPAWYRQNIMFYVKNDRIDDLNLEKVKSLPNLNGLALVHPEYYLEGLYRPAMD from the coding sequence ATGTCTGAGGAGCTTTATGGCGAAAGTTTTTATGCTGACCGGCATGCCCGTTCGCTTTATGCGGCGGTGAATATTTTAACTCTGGTTTCACAGATTGTTCCAAAGATCGAATCGGCTGTGGATTTCGGTTGCGGGGTCGGCACATGGATGCAGGTGCTGCAGCAGTTAGGTGTAACCAAAATTTTAGGACTTGAAGGAGAGTGGCTTAACAAGGAAATGTTGGTCATCGATGAAGACAATTTCATGCATGCAAATTTCAGCGATGATATTCCTGACGTCGGCAGGTTTGATCTTGCCGTTTCCCTTGAGGTTGCTGAGCATCTTGAGGAACAGTACGCCCGTCCTTTTGTGGAACACATTACCAGCTCCTCAGATTTTGTGCTTTTTTCCGCAGCTATTCCTCACCAGAAACCGGGACCGGAACATGTAAATGAACAATGGCCTAACTACTGGATCAATATTTTCAGTTCACTTGGTTATCAATGCATTGATTGCATCAGGGGCATAATGTGGAATGATGTTAAGATTCCCGCATGGTACCGCCAGAATATTATGTTTTACGTGAAAAATGACCGAATTGATGATCTCAACCTAGAGAAAGTAAAAAGCCTACCCAACCTGAACGGACTAGCTCTTGTTCATCCTGAATATTATCTTGAAGGTTTATATAGACCGGCCATGGATTAA
- the cutC gene encoding choline trimethylamine-lyase, producing the protein MKTDYTENFLTDRINTLKANYLKVKPSISIVRAKAFTEVTKKNPDLPNNIRRAMGFKRACEIAPIYIQEGELIVGHPCGKPRTGSFSPDTDWKLISDELESIATRPQDPYLISDEDKKTLREEIFPFWEGRSLAEACETEFRKAGIWEFAAESCVSDLTYHISSGGGDTSPGYDIILFKKGINGIKAEAEAHLAELEKSADADQEKINFYKASITTCEGVLIYASRIAAHAKELAEKEQNAVRRAELEHIAKVNERVPANPPKTFQEALQSVWTIQSLFLLEENQCSTSLGRFDQYVLPCYEASIASGEIDRQQAFELMSCFILKCSEMIWYTPEATAKYFAGYMPFINMAVGGIKRKGGDGTNNLTYLIMDAVAKVGVYQPSLACRIHNQSPREYLQKIVEVVKSGNGMPACHFDDAHIKMMLRKGFDFEDARDYCLMGCVEPQKSGRIHQWTAGGFTQWPIAIEFVFNRGVLKSFGESIQGLDTGELDQFTTYEEFDDAVKKQLDYIIKITAQGSLINQKLVRDMTPTPYMSLFVDGCMQSGKDVTAGGACLYEGPGTIFAGLATYADSMAAIKKLVFDDKKYTLSQLKQALDANWEGFEAMRNDCLNAPKFGNDDDYADLVSSDIIDYTEQTINGHKSLYARMIHGTLSQSFNTPLGEMIGATPDGRMRGMPLSDGMSPSQGADTKGPTAVIKSAGKLNVESMSLGMAHNFKLMQGSLDTPEGENGLIALLRTASVLGNGQMQFNYVDNETLLKAQQNPDDYRGLIVRVAGYCAFFVELCKEVQDEIISRTMLD; encoded by the coding sequence ATGAAAACTGATTACACCGAGAATTTTCTTACCGACAGAATCAATACACTTAAGGCTAACTACCTTAAAGTTAAGCCGAGCATTTCAATTGTCCGTGCCAAGGCTTTCACAGAAGTAACAAAGAAGAACCCGGACCTGCCCAACAACATCCGCCGTGCAATGGGCTTCAAACGCGCCTGTGAAATCGCGCCCATTTACATTCAGGAAGGGGAACTCATTGTCGGTCATCCCTGCGGCAAGCCGCGTACCGGCTCATTCTCGCCGGATACAGACTGGAAACTGATCAGCGACGAACTGGAGAGTATCGCAACCCGTCCTCAGGACCCTTATCTGATCAGCGACGAAGACAAAAAGACTCTGCGTGAGGAAATATTTCCTTTCTGGGAAGGCAGATCCCTTGCTGAAGCTTGTGAAACAGAATTCCGCAAAGCAGGCATTTGGGAATTCGCGGCTGAATCCTGCGTCAGCGACCTGACCTATCACATTTCCAGCGGCGGAGGCGACACCAGCCCCGGTTATGACATTATTCTCTTTAAAAAAGGTATCAACGGTATTAAAGCCGAAGCTGAAGCACACCTTGCTGAGCTGGAAAAATCAGCGGATGCAGATCAGGAAAAAATAAATTTCTACAAGGCTTCCATCACTACCTGTGAAGGTGTCCTGATCTACGCTTCCCGTATTGCCGCACATGCAAAAGAACTGGCGGAAAAAGAACAGAACGCTGTGCGCAGGGCCGAACTGGAGCACATCGCTAAAGTAAACGAACGTGTTCCCGCCAATCCCCCTAAGACTTTTCAGGAAGCTTTGCAGTCTGTCTGGACTATTCAATCCCTATTTCTGCTGGAAGAGAACCAGTGCAGCACCTCCCTTGGCCGTTTCGACCAGTACGTGTTGCCCTGCTATGAAGCCAGTATTGCGTCCGGTGAAATCGACCGGCAGCAGGCCTTTGAGTTGATGAGCTGCTTCATCCTCAAGTGCTCCGAAATGATCTGGTACACCCCCGAAGCTACCGCCAAATATTTTGCAGGCTACATGCCCTTCATCAACATGGCAGTGGGCGGTATTAAGCGCAAAGGCGGAGACGGGACCAATAATCTGACCTACCTGATTATGGATGCAGTGGCAAAAGTAGGTGTTTACCAGCCTTCACTGGCCTGCCGCATCCACAACCAGTCCCCGCGCGAATACCTGCAGAAGATTGTGGAAGTTGTTAAATCAGGCAACGGCATGCCCGCCTGCCACTTTGATGATGCCCACATCAAAATGATGCTCCGCAAGGGCTTTGATTTTGAAGATGCCCGCGATTACTGCCTCATGGGTTGCGTAGAGCCGCAAAAATCAGGACGCATCCACCAGTGGACCGCCGGTGGATTCACCCAGTGGCCCATCGCCATTGAATTCGTTTTCAACCGAGGCGTACTTAAATCTTTCGGTGAAAGCATCCAGGGTCTCGATACGGGAGAGCTGGATCAATTCACCACCTATGAAGAATTCGACGATGCAGTCAAAAAGCAGCTTGATTACATCATAAAAATTACAGCACAGGGTTCGTTAATCAACCAGAAACTGGTCCGCGATATGACTCCCACACCCTACATGTCGCTCTTTGTTGACGGTTGCATGCAGTCCGGTAAAGACGTCACCGCCGGTGGAGCCTGCCTCTATGAAGGTCCGGGAACCATCTTTGCAGGTCTTGCCACCTATGCCGATTCCATGGCTGCCATCAAAAAACTCGTCTTTGATGACAAAAAGTACACTCTTTCCCAGCTTAAGCAGGCACTGGATGCCAACTGGGAAGGTTTTGAGGCCATGCGTAACGACTGCCTTAACGCACCCAAATTCGGCAATGATGATGATTACGCCGATCTCGTCTCCTCGGACATCATCGACTACACCGAACAGACCATTAATGGTCACAAATCCCTATACGCCCGTATGATTCACGGCACTCTCTCCCAGTCATTCAACACCCCGCTGGGTGAGATGATCGGGGCCACCCCTGACGGACGCATGCGCGGAATGCCCCTCTCCGACGGCATGAGTCCTTCACAGGGAGCCGATACCAAAGGCCCCACCGCCGTGATCAAATCCGCGGGCAAACTTAATGTGGAATCCATGAGCCTTGGGATGGCCCACAATTTCAAGCTCATGCAGGGTTCCCTTGATACACCGGAAGGTGAAAACGGGCTGATAGCCCTGCTGCGCACTGCCTCCGTGCTCGGCAACGGCCAGATGCAGTTCAACTATGTTGATAACGAAACACTGCTCAAAGCCCAGCAAAACCCCGATGATTACCGTGGCCTTATTGTTCGCGTGGCCGGGTACTGCGCTTTCTTTGTAGAACTCTGCAAAGAAGTGCAGGATGAAATCATCAGCAGAACTATGCTTGATTAG
- a CDS encoding L-serine ammonia-lyase, iron-sulfur-dependent, subunit alpha, with protein sequence MINKKWSEFAKILKREVVPALGCTEPVAIALAAAKAAETLGKEAEKVVVKVSGNLLKNGMGVGVPGTGMTGLDIAAAVGVTGGKSDLALEVLRDLNARQLAAGKKLIADGCLHIELAETEELLYVEAIVEAGEDSARCVIARAHAAIVLVEKNGEEIFSAPWLSEDKEKSGCTMTVKEIYEYATEAPLEDLRFILEAVELNEKVAAEGLASDWGLKVGKSIAKDIEDGIRSDDIVSYAIKLTAAASDARMEGIQLPVMSNSGSGNQGLTATLPVLAFARRRDASEELLIRALILSHLSAVHMKSHLGKLSALCGASLAATASGCGIVLILGGGLKEVESTIKNTLGDIAGMICDGAKTSCALKVSSAVEAAINSALLAMKGISIPGKDGILDDDIETCIHNVGQLGSVGMAQTDKVILKIMTGKHTTVPAA encoded by the coding sequence ATGATCAATAAAAAATGGTCTGAATTTGCAAAAATTCTCAAACGTGAAGTTGTTCCTGCTCTGGGGTGTACAGAGCCTGTCGCAATCGCTCTTGCTGCTGCCAAGGCGGCTGAAACCCTCGGTAAAGAGGCTGAAAAGGTCGTTGTGAAAGTAAGCGGTAATCTGCTTAAGAACGGCATGGGCGTTGGTGTTCCCGGTACCGGAATGACCGGTTTGGACATTGCCGCTGCAGTTGGTGTTACCGGTGGTAAATCCGACCTTGCGCTGGAAGTTCTGCGTGACCTTAATGCCCGGCAACTGGCAGCGGGTAAGAAACTTATTGCTGACGGGTGTCTGCATATTGAACTGGCTGAGACTGAAGAACTGCTTTATGTGGAAGCGATAGTTGAAGCCGGAGAAGATTCCGCCCGTTGTGTGATCGCACGTGCCCATGCAGCCATTGTGCTGGTGGAAAAAAATGGTGAAGAGATTTTCTCTGCTCCGTGGCTCAGTGAAGATAAAGAGAAGTCCGGATGCACCATGACCGTGAAAGAAATTTATGAATACGCAACCGAAGCTCCGCTGGAAGACCTGCGCTTCATTCTTGAAGCCGTGGAACTTAACGAAAAAGTTGCCGCTGAAGGCCTTGCTTCCGATTGGGGTCTCAAAGTCGGTAAATCCATTGCAAAGGATATTGAAGACGGTATCAGGTCAGATGATATTGTTTCCTACGCTATCAAGCTTACCGCAGCAGCTTCCGATGCTCGCATGGAAGGCATCCAGTTGCCGGTAATGAGCAACTCCGGCAGCGGTAATCAGGGCCTGACAGCCACACTTCCTGTTTTGGCTTTTGCCAGACGCCGTGATGCAAGTGAAGAACTGCTTATCAGAGCCTTGATTCTCAGCCACCTTTCCGCAGTACATATGAAGAGTCATCTCGGTAAGCTTTCCGCACTCTGCGGGGCCAGCCTTGCAGCGACAGCTTCCGGTTGCGGTATTGTGCTTATCCTCGGCGGCGGACTGAAAGAAGTGGAAAGTACTATCAAAAACACCCTCGGTGATATTGCTGGAATGATCTGTGACGGCGCAAAGACCTCCTGCGCCCTGAAGGTATCTTCCGCAGTTGAAGCAGCCATCAACTCTGCATTGTTGGCCATGAAAGGTATTTCCATTCCCGGTAAAGATGGTATTCTCGATGATGATATTGAGACCTGCATCCATAACGTGGGCCAGCTCGGTTCTGTGGGTATGGCTCAGACTGATAAGGTTATCCTCAAGATTATGACCGGAAAACATACCACTGTTCCGGCAGCATAG
- a CDS encoding dicarboxylate/amino acid:cation symporter encodes MSNGSKFKEFGLIIKLLIGIAAGVVIGLFANHAVIEVVVTAKYVMGQFIFYTVPLVILAFIAPAITRLGHNASKMLGVGVSLAYLSAAGAATMAAVAGYALIPHLSIATQVEGLRELPEVVFQLSIPPIMSVMTALVTAVILGIATIWVKAKTFESMLSEFEGIMMQVVSRIIIPVLPFFIATTFAGLAYEGSLTKQLPVFLEVIVIVLIGHFIWLTFLFTLAGIISKRNPLEVFRHYPPAYLTAVGTMSSAATLPVSLECAGKSKALCKDTVEFMVPLGATIHLCGSVLTETFFAMTISMMLYGTLPSVGTMALFIVLFGIFAIGAPGVPGGTVMASLGIVVGVLGFDPAGVALLLAVFALQDSFGTACNVTGDGALALMMEGIFNRNGELDKARAS; translated from the coding sequence ATGTCTAATGGATCAAAATTCAAAGAGTTCGGACTGATCATCAAACTGCTCATCGGTATTGCGGCCGGTGTTGTGATCGGTCTTTTTGCCAACCACGCGGTAATTGAAGTTGTGGTTACAGCTAAATATGTAATGGGGCAGTTTATCTTCTATACTGTTCCTCTCGTTATTCTGGCTTTTATCGCTCCTGCGATTACCCGATTGGGCCATAACGCTTCCAAGATGCTGGGTGTGGGCGTCAGCCTCGCTTACCTTTCTGCTGCAGGTGCTGCCACAATGGCCGCTGTTGCCGGCTATGCCCTTATCCCTCATCTCTCAATCGCCACACAGGTTGAAGGTCTTCGCGAGCTTCCCGAAGTTGTTTTTCAGCTGTCCATTCCGCCGATCATGTCTGTTATGACCGCGCTGGTAACCGCAGTTATACTCGGTATCGCAACTATCTGGGTTAAAGCCAAGACCTTTGAAAGCATGCTTAGCGAATTTGAAGGCATTATGATGCAGGTTGTAAGCCGCATCATTATTCCTGTCCTGCCCTTCTTCATTGCAACCACCTTTGCAGGTCTTGCTTACGAAGGCAGTCTCACCAAGCAGCTCCCGGTTTTTCTTGAAGTTATTGTAATCGTCCTTATCGGGCATTTCATCTGGCTGACTTTCCTATTCACCCTTGCTGGAATCATTTCCAAGCGAAATCCCCTTGAAGTTTTCAGACACTATCCTCCCGCATACCTTACCGCGGTAGGCACCATGTCCAGTGCCGCAACCCTGCCTGTCTCCCTTGAATGCGCAGGGAAGTCCAAAGCTTTGTGCAAGGATACCGTTGAATTCATGGTTCCCCTCGGCGCAACTATCCACCTCTGCGGTTCTGTTCTGACTGAAACTTTCTTTGCCATGACCATTTCCATGATGCTCTACGGCACCCTTCCTTCAGTAGGCACAATGGCTCTGTTCATTGTGCTCTTCGGTATCTTTGCTATCGGCGCTCCGGGTGTTCCCGGCGGAACTGTTATGGCATCCCTCGGAATCGTTGTCGGTGTACTCGGCTTTGACCCCGCAGGTGTTGCCCTGCTGTTGGCAGTGTTCGCTCTGCAGGACAGCTTCGGTACTGCTTGTAACGTAACCGGCGACGGTGCTCTTGCTCTGATGATGGAAGGTATATTCAACCGCAACGGTGAACTTGATAAAGCCCGAGCATCCTAA
- a CDS encoding RidA family protein, with protein MKKVIVSEKAPAAVGCYSHAIETGNMVFTSGQLPIDAETGKMPEGPAAQAKQALDNLKYVLEAAGATMNDVVKTTVLIQNIEDFAAINEVYATYFAEPFPARSCFEVANLPLGALVEIEAVAAK; from the coding sequence ATGAAGAAAGTTATTGTAAGTGAGAAAGCCCCGGCAGCAGTAGGCTGCTACTCTCATGCAATTGAGACAGGTAATATGGTTTTTACCTCCGGTCAGCTGCCTATTGATGCAGAAACCGGAAAAATGCCTGAAGGACCTGCTGCACAGGCCAAGCAGGCTCTCGATAACCTTAAATACGTTCTCGAAGCAGCCGGCGCCACCATGAATGACGTGGTCAAAACTACCGTGCTGATCCAGAATATCGAAGATTTCGCTGCCATCAACGAAGTTTACGCGACTTATTTCGCTGAACCGTTTCCCGCACGCAGCTGCTTTGAAGTAGCCAACCTCCCTCTGGGGGCTCTTGTGGAGATTGAGGCTGTTGCGGCTAAATAG
- a CDS encoding PAS domain-containing protein has translation MLAKSSTKPRKIDNYIPLVEFLGTFLGENCEVVLHDATSKENSVLAIANEHISGRGVGAPLTDLALKFMVNEVYREKDWMMGYTTEGRNGHILHSATYFIKDSEDELLGMLCLNMDTSDMLAARDLINKVIHCAGFDRSVRKEDYSASAKEEEHCETFPKSMEDLTESLIVRVISDTNILPERMTPEEKMDVVSTLDERGVFMLKGAIKDVARHLAVSEATVYRYLQKINDK, from the coding sequence TTGCTAGCCAAATCCAGTACTAAACCAAGAAAAATTGATAATTATATTCCTCTTGTTGAATTTTTGGGAACATTTCTGGGCGAGAATTGTGAGGTCGTCCTGCACGATGCTACCAGCAAGGAAAATTCTGTCCTTGCCATTGCTAACGAGCATATTTCCGGGCGCGGAGTTGGCGCGCCGCTGACAGATCTGGCCCTTAAGTTCATGGTGAATGAGGTCTACCGTGAGAAGGACTGGATGATGGGCTACACCACTGAAGGCAGAAACGGTCATATCCTTCATTCAGCAACATATTTTATCAAAGACTCGGAAGATGAATTGCTCGGCATGCTCTGCTTGAATATGGATACATCTGACATGCTGGCCGCCCGTGACCTTATTAATAAAGTTATCCACTGTGCGGGGTTTGATCGCAGTGTTCGCAAAGAAGACTACTCAGCGTCAGCCAAAGAGGAAGAGCACTGCGAGACTTTTCCGAAATCCATGGAAGACCTGACAGAATCACTGATTGTAAGGGTTATCTCGGATACGAATATCCTCCCTGAGCGTATGACTCCCGAAGAAAAAATGGATGTGGTTTCAACCCTTGATGAGCGTGGAGTGTTCATGCTTAAGGGAGCTATCAAGGATGTAGCCAGACATCTGGCAGTGTCCGAAGCTACAGTTTACCGCTATTTGCAGAAGATTAACGATAAATAA
- a CDS encoding GGDEF domain-containing protein has protein sequence MSIDKFDFDATLLTINFATRLLAMEIDPDVLTDRVIEAFCDVGNCHDATLIMYDDYDQLKGIAASLKQRRFIINEEIPLTKAMVEAAQSLKPVVRPVCDASIYPLPSECCDSKNTCLCVPLVGSRDNVRGFVTLYRPKEQQWDISELFQLGIISTVSAISIENSKLFRQTIEDSLTGLYMRRYLFIRLHEEVQRFKRRGGPLSAIMIDIDHFKSVNDNFGHATGDTVLRTIGQILNNNSRQGVDLPCRYGGEEFVILMPGSEKEEAEIVAERIRNACAAKEIHAPEGKIQITVSCGVASIRECLEASAEELLRIADKRLFNAKESGRNRVAK, from the coding sequence ATGTCTATTGATAAATTTGACTTTGACGCCACTCTTTTGACCATAAACTTTGCCACCCGTCTACTGGCCATGGAGATTGACCCGGATGTACTAACAGACCGGGTAATTGAAGCATTCTGCGATGTTGGAAACTGCCATGACGCTACTCTGATCATGTATGACGATTATGACCAATTGAAAGGAATTGCCGCTTCCCTTAAGCAGCGCAGGTTCATTATAAATGAAGAGATTCCGCTGACCAAAGCTATGGTGGAGGCTGCGCAATCTCTGAAACCGGTTGTCCGTCCAGTCTGCGATGCCTCAATCTATCCCCTGCCTTCTGAATGCTGCGACTCAAAAAACACATGCCTCTGCGTTCCGCTGGTCGGCTCCCGGGATAACGTTCGCGGGTTTGTAACCCTCTACCGCCCCAAAGAACAACAATGGGACATTTCAGAGCTGTTCCAGTTGGGTATCATCTCCACAGTATCGGCCATCTCAATAGAAAATTCTAAACTTTTCCGCCAGACCATTGAAGACAGCCTGACCGGGCTTTACATGCGGCGCTACCTGTTCATACGTCTGCACGAGGAAGTGCAGCGGTTCAAACGGCGCGGTGGCCCGCTTTCGGCAATCATGATCGATATTGACCATTTCAAATCCGTGAATGATAACTTCGGCCATGCTACCGGGGATACTGTTCTGCGCACAATCGGGCAGATTCTCAACAACAACAGCCGTCAGGGTGTCGACCTGCCCTGCCGCTACGGCGGAGAAGAATTTGTAATCCTCATGCCCGGTTCAGAAAAAGAAGAGGCCGAAATAGTAGCCGAAAGGATAAGGAACGCCTGTGCGGCAAAAGAAATTCACGCACCCGAAGGTAAAATACAGATTACTGTCAGTTGCGGGGTTGCTTCCATCAGGGAGTGCTTGGAAGCAAGCGCTGAAGAATTGCTGAGAATTGCGGACAAGAGGCTCTTCAATGCGAAGGAATCCGGACGCAACCGGGTAGCAAAATAA
- a CDS encoding N-acetyltransferase, which yields MIRKATPEEFGVLGNIWLKASIKAHHFVPREFWEGNLAAMCDEYLPASETWVVENEGEVAGFMSLMGETVAALFVMTDKQGRGLGSSLLKHAKEAHESLNLCVYKENDLSVLFYKKNGFKVVEEGKDDFTGRPEFVMHWQR from the coding sequence GTGATTAGAAAAGCCACCCCTGAAGAGTTTGGTGTCCTCGGTAATATCTGGCTCAAAGCCTCTATCAAAGCACATCATTTTGTTCCCCGTGAATTCTGGGAAGGTAATCTTGCAGCAATGTGCGATGAGTATTTGCCAGCCTCTGAAACGTGGGTGGTTGAAAATGAAGGTGAGGTCGCAGGATTCATGAGCCTGATGGGTGAGACCGTTGCGGCCCTGTTTGTTATGACGGATAAGCAGGGTCGCGGTTTAGGCTCAAGCCTGTTGAAACATGCAAAAGAAGCGCATGAAAGTCTTAATCTTTGTGTTTACAAAGAGAATGATCTTTCAGTTCTATTTTATAAAAAGAATGGTTTTAAAGTAGTTGAAGAAGGAAAAGATGATTTTACCGGACGGCCTGAGTTTGTGATGCACTGGCAGCGTTAA
- a CDS encoding TatD family hydrolase — translation MAKKKKKNRALPQSVGINIPGVETHAHLDLEDFSEDLPEIMQRAKESGVGRIGNVFLGPQAYHQNKGLFADYPEVFFLLGVHPNDSGEFVEEDIESMRAAFKADPRLKAVGEIGLDFYWDSVPYDVQEDVFRKQLVLAEELGVPVAIHSRDAHERTLEILEESGWSGKPLLWHCFGGDTETAKRIIDHGWYISIPGPVTYKKNEVAQEAVKSIPLDRMVLETDCPFLTPEPWRGKRNEPAFVVFTAAKVAELKGLEVNELWKVCSDNAHRFFNLRDCSD, via the coding sequence ATGGCTAAGAAAAAAAAGAAAAACAGAGCATTGCCCCAGAGTGTTGGTATCAATATTCCCGGCGTGGAGACCCATGCCCATTTGGATCTGGAAGATTTCAGCGAAGATCTGCCTGAAATCATGCAGCGGGCCAAGGAAAGCGGTGTGGGCAGGATTGGTAACGTCTTTCTGGGACCGCAGGCCTACCATCAAAACAAGGGACTTTTTGCTGACTACCCGGAAGTCTTTTTTCTGCTTGGCGTGCACCCCAATGATTCCGGTGAATTTGTAGAAGAAGACATCGAATCCATGCGCGCGGCCTTCAAGGCTGACCCGCGTTTGAAGGCTGTGGGAGAAATCGGATTGGACTTTTACTGGGACAGCGTGCCTTATGACGTGCAGGAAGACGTCTTCCGCAAACAGCTTGTGCTGGCGGAAGAGCTGGGAGTCCCAGTGGCCATCCACAGTCGTGATGCCCATGAACGGACTCTTGAAATTCTTGAGGAATCAGGCTGGTCCGGTAAGCCTCTGCTTTGGCATTGTTTCGGCGGTGACACTGAGACTGCCAAGCGTATTATAGACCACGGCTGGTACATCTCCATTCCCGGCCCGGTAACATATAAAAAGAATGAAGTTGCGCAGGAAGCAGTCAAGTCAATCCCACTGGATCGAATGGTGCTGGAAACCGATTGTCCGTTCCTGACTCCTGAACCGTGGCGCGGAAAACGTAATGAACCTGCATTTGTGGTTTTTACTGCCGCCAAGGTTGCGGAGCTGAAAGGTTTGGAAGTGAACGAGCTCTGGAAAGTCTGTTCAGATAATGCGCATAGATTTTTTAATTTAAGAGATTGTAGTGATTAG
- a CDS encoding glycosyltransferase family 1 protein produces the protein MKTYIFIPPVRKATGGITVFCQIASILARHGKDVQLVMREKGSWMPQLAEEYPDPVHWDEVQLTSDDLWLVPEGWVNSLAPGLNAGSRCVVYCQNWAYLFSSLPEGISWASLPVSFLAVSHPVEWFMQQTVNKVSPILRPGIDTGLFYPPEKKPGGKIRIGYMPRKNKALVSQIKSIFESRNPGAEVRWVEIAGMDAQGVADTLRSCHIFLVSGFPEGCPLPPLESLACGCIPVGFSGFGGWDYMRQIEGAIFKPWWPLREVSWSGNGFWSADSDVLDAAFNLEKAITLWREPGPILDSGLEAGQQTIRSYTMAEQEKTVLEIWESF, from the coding sequence ATGAAAACATATATATTCATACCTCCGGTGCGCAAAGCAACCGGGGGGATTACCGTTTTTTGCCAGATCGCCTCCATTCTCGCCCGGCATGGTAAGGATGTGCAGCTTGTTATGCGGGAAAAGGGCAGCTGGATGCCGCAGCTGGCTGAAGAATATCCTGATCCGGTTCACTGGGATGAGGTACAGCTTACCTCGGATGATCTCTGGCTGGTTCCTGAGGGCTGGGTGAACAGCCTGGCGCCGGGTCTGAATGCCGGGTCCCGCTGTGTCGTATACTGTCAGAACTGGGCATATCTGTTTTCATCCCTGCCGGAAGGTATTTCGTGGGCTAGTCTCCCGGTATCCTTTCTCGCTGTCTCACATCCTGTTGAGTGGTTTATGCAGCAGACCGTGAATAAGGTTTCGCCTATTTTAAGGCCGGGTATTGATACTGGGTTGTTTTACCCTCCTGAGAAAAAGCCGGGCGGTAAAATCCGTATTGGTTATATGCCGCGAAAGAACAAGGCGTTAGTCAGTCAGATTAAGTCTATCTTTGAATCCCGCAATCCCGGTGCTGAGGTTCGCTGGGTGGAGATTGCCGGGATGGATGCACAGGGGGTGGCCGACACTTTGCGGTCATGTCATATCTTCCTTGTTTCCGGTTTCCCGGAAGGGTGCCCGTTGCCGCCTCTTGAGTCCCTTGCGTGCGGTTGCATACCGGTCGGTTTCAGCGGCTTCGGGGGTTGGGATTATATGCGCCAGATCGAAGGGGCAATTTTCAAGCCGTGGTGGCCGCTGCGTGAAGTTTCATGGTCCGGCAATGGTTTCTGGTCCGCTGATTCGGATGTGCTGGATGCTGCCTTCAATCTGGAAAAAGCCATCACCCTTTGGCGTGAGCCGGGACCTATCCTTGACAGCGGACTAGAAGCAGGGCAACAGACCATCCGGTCATACACAATGGCTGAACAGGAAAAAACAGTTCTTGAAATTTGGGAAAGTTTTTAA